In one Gemmatimonadales bacterium genomic region, the following are encoded:
- the ligD gene encoding non-homologous end-joining DNA ligase yields the protein MTATRPAAARVRIPLGPESTVLRLGRRNVQLTNLEKVFWPELRLTKRALLQYYADMAPVLLPHLRDRAMVMKRYPNGIHGKCFFMKRTPSPRPEWIETCEIVHGSGNVIAFPMVQDLASLLWLVNLGCIDLNQWYARCDDVDRPDYLHFDLDPGEGASFDQVRETALVVRDALRSLKMEPLVKTSGSKGLHLYVPIVRGPLQKQVWTFAKRLAKELDARHPDLITAEYRIADRPRGRVLVDYNQNAWGRTLASVYSVRPVEQATVSTPLTWDEVEAGVATADFRMDNVPARVRKLGDLWAPLRASRGRGQGRISLEKLL from the coding sequence ATGACCGCGACCCGGCCGGCCGCCGCTCGCGTCCGGATCCCCCTCGGACCCGAGAGCACCGTGCTCCGGCTCGGCCGGCGAAACGTTCAGCTCACCAACCTGGAAAAGGTCTTCTGGCCCGAGCTGCGCCTGACCAAACGGGCCCTCCTGCAGTACTACGCGGATATGGCCCCGGTCCTGCTGCCCCACCTGCGAGACCGCGCGATGGTCATGAAGCGCTATCCCAACGGGATCCACGGGAAGTGCTTCTTCATGAAGCGAACGCCGTCGCCCCGGCCGGAGTGGATCGAGACCTGCGAGATCGTCCATGGGTCGGGGAACGTCATCGCCTTCCCCATGGTCCAGGATCTCGCCTCCCTGCTATGGCTGGTGAATCTCGGGTGCATCGACCTCAACCAGTGGTATGCCCGCTGCGATGACGTCGATCGGCCCGACTACCTCCACTTCGATCTCGATCCGGGCGAGGGAGCCAGCTTCGACCAGGTGCGGGAGACCGCGCTGGTGGTGCGCGACGCCCTCCGCTCGCTGAAGATGGAGCCACTGGTCAAGACCAGCGGATCGAAGGGCCTGCATCTCTACGTGCCGATCGTGCGCGGGCCGCTGCAGAAACAGGTCTGGACCTTCGCCAAACGGCTCGCCAAGGAGCTGGACGCGCGCCATCCCGATCTCATCACCGCCGAATACCGCATCGCCGACCGCCCGCGAGGGCGGGTGCTGGTGGACTACAATCAGAACGCCTGGGGCCGCACGCTCGCGTCGGTGTACTCGGTCCGCCCGGTCGAGCAGGCCACCGTCTCCACGCCACTCACCTGGGATGAAGTGGAGGCCGGCGTAGCCACCGCGGACTTCCGGATGGACAACGTGCCGGCGCGGGTCCGCAAGCTGGGAGATCTGTGGGCCCCGCTTCGGGCGAGCCGCGGGCGGGGGCAGGGACGGATCTCGCTGGAGAAGCTGCTATGA
- a CDS encoding ATP-dependent DNA ligase, with translation MSLPLPYPFPPMEAESAEALPDGADWLYEPKWDGFRCLAFRDGATVRIQSKAGKPLGRYFPDVVDALLALGAQRFVLDGEIVIPVDGRLSFDELLLRVHPAESRVRTLVEAHPARLVVFDLLADERGRSLVDLPLAERRPRLEAFAHKYFPPEGSVVLSQATRQRPTAQRWLRAGGHGDLDGVVAKRLDLPYRSGERDGMRKVKRQRTADCVVGGFRYASKGGGIGSLLLGLYDDEGLLNHVGFTSSFKADERAKLREKLEPLKRSPGFTGRAPGGPSRWSTERSAEWVPLATKLVVEVAYDHVSGGRFRHGTRFLRWRPDKAPEQCTMEQLR, from the coding sequence ATGAGCCTCCCGCTGCCGTATCCCTTTCCGCCGATGGAGGCCGAGTCGGCCGAAGCGCTACCCGACGGTGCCGACTGGCTGTACGAGCCCAAGTGGGACGGCTTCCGCTGCCTGGCCTTTCGGGACGGAGCCACCGTCCGCATTCAATCGAAGGCCGGCAAGCCGCTGGGGCGCTATTTCCCCGATGTGGTCGATGCGCTCCTGGCCCTCGGCGCCCAGCGCTTCGTGCTGGATGGCGAGATCGTGATCCCGGTGGATGGCCGGCTCTCGTTCGACGAGCTGCTGCTGCGGGTCCACCCGGCCGAAAGCCGGGTGCGCACGCTGGTCGAGGCCCATCCGGCGCGGCTCGTGGTCTTCGACCTCCTGGCGGACGAGCGAGGGCGCTCGCTGGTGGATCTGCCATTGGCCGAGCGGCGGCCGCGCCTGGAGGCGTTTGCCCATAAGTACTTTCCACCCGAAGGCTCGGTCGTTCTCTCTCAGGCAACGCGGCAGCGCCCGACGGCACAACGCTGGCTACGGGCAGGTGGCCACGGCGACCTGGACGGAGTGGTGGCCAAGCGGCTCGACCTGCCGTACCGCTCCGGCGAGCGGGACGGCATGCGGAAGGTGAAGCGCCAGCGGACGGCGGACTGCGTCGTCGGCGGGTTTCGCTATGCGTCCAAGGGCGGAGGCATCGGCTCGCTGCTGCTGGGACTGTACGACGACGAGGGACTGCTCAACCACGTGGGCTTCACCTCGAGCTTCAAGGCCGACGAGCGGGCGAAGCTCCGCGAAAAGCTGGAGCCGCTGAAGCGGTCGCCGGGCTTCACCGGCAGGGCACCGGGCGGCCCCAGCCGATGGAGCACGGAGCGCTCGGCCGAGTGGGTGCCGCTGGCGACAAAGCTGGTGGTGGAGGTCGCGTACGACCATGTCTCCGGCGGACGATTCCGCCATGGAACCAGGTTCCTGCGCTGGCGGCCGGACAAGGCGCCGGAGCAATGCACCATGGAGCAGTTGCGCTGA
- a CDS encoding DNA polymerase ligase N-terminal domain-containing protein, which yields MPKKAKKKTAAKRRAKAPAKPAATAATLAEYRRKRDFTLTREPRGGPRASGPKLAFVIQKHAASRLHYDLRLELDGVMKSWAVPKGPSLDPAVKRLAMQVEDHPVEYNKFEGTIPQGEYGGGTVMLWDRGTYRYAGDASDPLAALRQGYQKGDFKFVLQGKRLRGSWVLARTRRGSPERAQWLLIKHRDEEAAPDSEVTSEYDTSVATGRTMEEIASGRSRVWHSSR from the coding sequence ATGCCGAAGAAGGCGAAAAAGAAGACGGCCGCCAAGCGACGGGCCAAGGCTCCTGCGAAGCCTGCCGCCACCGCGGCCACGCTGGCCGAGTACCGGCGCAAGCGGGACTTCACCCTCACCAGGGAGCCGCGCGGCGGCCCCCGCGCCAGCGGCCCCAAGCTGGCGTTCGTCATCCAGAAGCACGCGGCCAGCCGGCTGCATTACGATCTTCGGCTGGAGCTCGACGGGGTGATGAAGAGCTGGGCGGTACCCAAGGGTCCGAGCCTCGACCCCGCGGTCAAGCGCCTGGCGATGCAGGTGGAGGATCACCCCGTCGAATACAACAAATTCGAAGGCACGATTCCCCAGGGCGAATACGGCGGCGGGACCGTGATGCTGTGGGACCGCGGCACCTACCGCTACGCCGGCGACGCCTCCGATCCGCTGGCGGCGCTCCGCCAGGGGTACCAGAAGGGCGACTTCAAGTTCGTGCTCCAGGGAAAGCGACTCAGAGGCTCCTGGGTTCTGGCGCGGACCCGCCGGGGCTCGCCCGAGCGGGCGCAATGGCTGCTGATCAAACACCGCGACGAAGAGGCCGCTCCAGACTCCGAGGTCACCAGCGAGTACGACACGTCGGTGGCCACGGGACGGACGATGGAGGAGATCGCGTCGGGTCGGAGCCGGGTCTGGCACTCCTCGCGCTAG
- a CDS encoding helix-turn-helix domain-containing GNAT family N-acetyltransferase yields the protein MAHLLSQRRVAAVRRFNRFYTKQIGVLNLLHSQLSLTEGRVLYELAHRKEPRAASIAKSLGLDPGYLSRLLRGFIKRGLISTKAADGDRRERVLKLTKKGREIFAALNARAEEEVASMLDRLPTGTQRDLVSAMERIQLALAGPSDQPTTPAQPYLLRSHQPGDMGWIVYRHGVLYAEEHGWDEHLEGLAAKVVGDFIEHFDPEREHCWIAERDGEFLGCVFLVKHPDDPERVAKLRLLLVEPAARGLGLGTRLVDECIRFARQVGYQKITLWTNSVLHAARRIYERAGFHLVHEQTHRTYGVELVGQTWEVDLTR from the coding sequence ATGGCGCACCTTCTCTCCCAGCGACGCGTCGCCGCCGTCCGCCGATTCAACCGGTTCTATACCAAGCAGATCGGGGTCCTGAACCTGCTGCATAGCCAGCTCTCGCTCACCGAGGGGCGGGTGCTCTACGAGCTGGCCCACCGGAAGGAGCCCAGAGCCGCCTCCATCGCCAAGAGCCTGGGACTGGATCCGGGATACTTGAGCCGGCTGCTCCGGGGATTCATCAAACGAGGCCTGATCTCGACCAAGGCCGCCGACGGTGACCGTCGAGAGCGCGTCCTGAAGCTGACGAAGAAGGGGCGCGAAATCTTCGCCGCGCTCAACGCGCGGGCGGAAGAGGAGGTGGCCAGCATGCTCGATCGTCTGCCCACCGGCACCCAGCGCGATCTGGTGAGCGCCATGGAGCGCATCCAGCTCGCGCTGGCCGGACCCTCCGACCAGCCGACTACCCCCGCCCAGCCGTATCTCCTGCGCTCGCACCAGCCCGGCGACATGGGATGGATCGTGTACCGACACGGCGTGCTCTACGCCGAGGAGCACGGATGGGACGAACACCTGGAGGGGCTGGCCGCGAAGGTCGTGGGCGACTTCATCGAACATTTCGACCCTGAGCGCGAGCATTGCTGGATCGCCGAACGCGACGGCGAGTTCCTCGGCTGCGTGTTCCTGGTCAAGCACCCCGACGACCCGGAGCGAGTGGCGAAGCTCCGCCTGCTGCTGGTGGAGCCCGCCGCGCGCGGGCTGGGGCTGGGAACCCGGCTGGTGGACGAATGCATCCGTTTCGCCCGGCAGGTCGGCTACCAGAAGATCACGCTCTGGACCAACAGCGTGCTGCACGCGGCCCGCCGGATTTATGAGCGGGCCGGCTTCCACCTGGTCCATGAGCAGACGCATCGGACTTATGGGGTCGAGCTGGTGGGGCAGACCTGGGAGGTCGATCTCACCCGCTGA
- a CDS encoding BamA/TamA family outer membrane protein has product MPTDRLAAGLLLPLLLAGAAPLRAQDALNRVGPNTQIHSVQFQVVGKEALDEGALRQKIALSGRGGLAGLRRALGFIPFVPKVGSHPFDPVELERDVVRLRNFYRRSGFPKAGVEYRVRYRAKPDEVDVTYRVVEGPPLLIDTVAFAGEGGSLDLPGDLVPSWNRFVHRRQTRADRYGENEQKALADSTVRWFRAHGYPFAGARVTALVDSAANRAAVTVQVRPEQRARIRRIAVTGNETIPTREIVRQLPIGTNRWYDARALEQGRQKLTQMDIMRLASVDVPRDSANDSSVVVMLHIAQNPEHAIKGQAGFISSGGLTGQTEWTDRSWLGGLRTFTVAATAQSGVAALENPAQLLYRLNLTAFEPYVGDRRLSLAGGPFVEYRDDLRDRSWATGVEASLVWAPAPLQSVTLGYSISHRHVYDYGFGNDLAPEQFLPLLGLADSSAGILEATRNRSTISLEGSYGRLDRIANPRKGYVIRPRLEVTTPGFNTSEYFLMDLGATAFVGLTRRVGLTLRAGAGRVFPYGKSTASLGNESPFVSLLRLRDVSFTAGGTRDVRGWGTLLVGPKLPQVELQSSGDSTVTIADRYTPVGGLARLLGSVELHFPMPLLGDPFQPYIFYDAGRVWIPDHRFALNAGVLDEDKVYQSVGIGIGYTTVVGAIQVALGYKLNPSPLDLRSPQDVLDALRNGTSIDAAPTSSSRRFHLHFSIGSSF; this is encoded by the coding sequence ATGCCTACTGACCGCCTGGCCGCGGGCCTCCTCCTGCCGCTCCTGCTCGCCGGCGCAGCCCCGCTCCGCGCGCAGGACGCCCTCAACCGGGTCGGGCCCAATACCCAGATCCACTCGGTCCAGTTCCAGGTGGTGGGCAAGGAGGCGCTGGACGAGGGAGCGTTGCGGCAGAAGATCGCGCTCAGCGGGCGGGGCGGCCTCGCCGGTCTCCGGCGCGCCCTCGGGTTCATTCCGTTCGTGCCCAAGGTGGGGTCGCATCCGTTCGACCCCGTCGAGCTGGAGCGCGACGTCGTTCGGCTGCGGAATTTTTATCGTCGCTCTGGCTTCCCCAAGGCGGGCGTGGAGTACCGGGTCCGCTACCGGGCCAAGCCCGACGAGGTGGACGTCACCTATCGCGTCGTCGAGGGCCCGCCGCTCCTGATCGACACCGTGGCGTTCGCCGGCGAGGGGGGATCGCTCGATCTGCCGGGGGACCTCGTCCCCAGTTGGAACCGGTTCGTTCACCGCCGGCAGACGCGGGCCGACCGCTACGGCGAGAACGAGCAGAAGGCCCTCGCCGACAGCACGGTGCGCTGGTTTCGGGCACACGGCTATCCGTTTGCCGGCGCCAGGGTCACGGCCCTGGTCGACAGCGCGGCCAACCGCGCGGCAGTAACGGTCCAGGTGCGGCCCGAGCAGCGGGCCAGGATCCGGCGGATCGCGGTGACCGGCAACGAGACCATCCCGACGCGCGAGATCGTGCGTCAGCTCCCCATCGGCACCAACCGCTGGTACGATGCCCGGGCTCTCGAACAGGGGCGCCAGAAGCTCACCCAGATGGACATCATGCGCCTGGCGTCGGTGGACGTCCCCCGCGATTCCGCCAACGACTCGAGCGTGGTGGTCATGCTCCACATCGCCCAAAACCCGGAGCACGCCATCAAGGGGCAGGCCGGGTTCATCTCGTCGGGCGGGCTCACGGGGCAGACCGAGTGGACTGATCGGAGCTGGCTTGGGGGACTCCGTACCTTCACCGTGGCCGCCACGGCGCAGAGCGGCGTCGCGGCGCTGGAGAACCCCGCCCAGCTGCTGTACCGCCTCAACCTCACCGCCTTCGAGCCCTATGTCGGCGATCGGCGCCTTTCGCTCGCCGGCGGACCCTTCGTCGAGTACCGGGACGACCTCCGGGATCGAAGCTGGGCCACCGGAGTCGAGGCCTCTCTGGTGTGGGCGCCGGCGCCACTCCAGTCGGTGACGCTGGGGTACTCGATCTCGCACCGGCATGTCTACGACTACGGATTCGGCAACGATCTCGCCCCGGAGCAGTTCCTTCCGCTGCTCGGTCTGGCCGACTCCAGCGCGGGCATCCTCGAGGCTACCCGGAACCGGAGCACCATCAGCCTGGAAGGGAGCTACGGGCGGCTCGACCGGATCGCCAACCCGCGGAAGGGCTACGTCATCCGGCCGCGGCTCGAAGTCACCACGCCGGGGTTCAACACCAGCGAGTACTTTCTCATGGACCTGGGCGCCACGGCGTTCGTGGGGCTCACCAGGCGGGTGGGGCTCACCCTGCGCGCGGGCGCCGGACGGGTCTTCCCGTACGGGAAGAGCACGGCGTCCCTGGGGAACGAGTCCCCATTCGTGTCGCTGCTGCGCCTGCGCGACGTGAGCTTCACCGCCGGCGGCACCCGAGACGTTCGCGGCTGGGGCACCCTGCTGGTGGGCCCCAAGTTGCCCCAGGTCGAGCTGCAGAGCAGTGGCGATTCCACCGTGACCATCGCCGACCGCTACACTCCCGTCGGCGGCCTCGCCCGGCTGCTCGGGAGCGTGGAGCTGCACTTTCCCATGCCGCTCCTGGGCGACCCCTTCCAGCCGTACATCTTCTATGATGCTGGCCGGGTCTGGATCCCGGACCATCGGTTCGCCTTGAATGCCGGGGTGCTCGATGAGGACAAGGTCTATCAGTCGGTGGGCATCGGCATCGGCTACACGACGGTGGTCGGCGCGATCCAGGTGGCACTGGGGTACAAGCTGAACCCGTCTCCGCTCGACCTCCGCTCGCCGCAGGACGTGCTGGACGCGCTCCGGAACGGGACGTCGATCGACGCGGCCCCCACCTCATCCTCCCGCCGCTTCCACCTGCACTTCTCGATCGGGTCCAGCTTCTGA
- a CDS encoding translocation/assembly module TamB domain-containing protein — MLLSEQDVPQTSPPRSRIWLRRAGMTVVVLVGIVAGAVALLQLPPVATLVIRKLLSLAPLNPGNRLEVGRVSGNFLAGLTLDDVRLHQSGLELAHIRRLRVTYHLARLRPPATRLDSLEADGAEIAAHRRGQSWDLVSVLRKSSDTTGGGSIAVGHVRFGGARLTAELSPDSVVRARNLDLVAHDLVLGRTTLVAIDSLGLQLQPPTSDRWYAMATRGAVTAEEFRFDPLRIHTELSNLSGHAVVPRSFDDARLVDRLDVRLIGRPLDLADLTPLAPSVPPNGQLQLDAAARGKGDLVTAHLAATLDAATLAFDGEARIVRGSAASYRAHGRIEKLDPARLNRSAPGGSVNAELDADLDGPPARANGSARVRVGRSRIGATLVRRLDLHALITRGAADLTFLAALDTGIVSATGRTRPFDSIPTYRLSGTAMRMPGTTPVARGLAGQDGNPVLLVGFRIAGQGKRPDSARVEGRVELTAVRDSGERIQLGHATLRLAGGQLQLRPELLAGGGSITAVGQVSLGDTMSYALRQGRIERVDLGKLSGDTVSAPLSGRFSLAGRGTAPAAAKVDARLQFDEVRYGERRLDSLEAVARLDRGRLRVQGNALLQGGRLTLDARGRPFDSTASYVLRRASLERADLGTFLGRPDLAGPVTLHLTGQGSWRQDHRSVQAKLTVDPSRLGQVEVSGGKADVQLAGQRLSYDAALSTSGGALSLAGDGSPSATVPAYRVRQGRLTGVDLGKLLGREGLRTDLNASFTVELTGRSADSLQAALDAVLLPSRVNQAELSRGSLTARLQGRSVDAKVQAQGEDAALDAALSSTAAAGRTSMRADGTLRLEHLAHWTGRSGADGRIESRFALRAEADSGGLSTVGGTVDAGGGVGGVRVPTFHLAMSPAEGQLRLDTLLLRSNAGVLDAGGRLALRPGADEGTLTLLGRLGDLAPVAALAGVDTVDFDSALVRLTVTGPARRWRLAGGADAHGLSYAGNLADHLTLTAAATLDSSRMSGISGGLKVTDAVYGPVEVRTLTASGRYDSTLALDAAVNVGDSLRVATRLRGRVSGDTVRAALQQLTLEEGGRTWALERPASLVLGPHVELRGLALRAGQRSITIDGLFDRHDSSDVTLRIAGLDLESLHAAGLVPTDGQVDGHLHLAGRAATPRLDGSVGLAIVTKAGRRVGVLGTDLDWQGDRLKLRAAATPARGGALTVTGTLPYRLTLAPRDTASSVGFVRSEADTVALAVRADSFDLGLFQPLLPPDAATGLEGLLRVDARIGGSIHAPAATGTVRLRGAALELPTIKVAYEKGEMTGRLQGDTLAIDRLQLLTGKKQTLTATGAVRLRPLSEPGLALGARLSHFRLVNSDQLQTAASGDIRLEGTLLHPLVSGSLKLDRTDFFVGTEGAKVKVEQVDLTRDELRQLARDFGPSVLREAKKAPGLMDRVKLDLAIRMPRRVWIRRPTSPKTDIELQGQLRVTQQPGQDMQFFGHVEPVPGRGTLELNGRQFRLTDGDINLAGPVDSTKLDVNASYQVPTQSGGDNEGVLINVNAKGRLDSLGLTFTSDPSLNQDDILSYIVTGRPASDNPLFEGQAGGGGAGGAGQQVAMSTLTGAIANTAGQGLGFDVFQIRQEATRGLTLTAGRYLGSRLFLDLELPLQFGSRTQQGAGSNLGPGFEVEYTLHRWLRANLQGGSLSPGLLFKARHAY, encoded by the coding sequence ATGCTCCTCTCCGAGCAGGACGTCCCTCAGACCTCTCCTCCTCGATCCCGGATCTGGCTCCGCCGCGCCGGCATGACTGTCGTGGTGCTGGTCGGCATTGTCGCCGGCGCCGTCGCGCTGCTCCAACTGCCGCCGGTGGCCACCCTTGTCATCCGCAAGCTCCTCAGCCTTGCCCCGCTCAATCCAGGTAATCGGCTGGAGGTCGGCCGGGTGTCCGGCAACTTCCTCGCGGGACTGACGCTGGACGACGTGCGGCTGCACCAGTCGGGCCTGGAGCTGGCCCACATCCGCCGGCTCCGGGTGACCTATCATCTGGCGCGCCTCCGCCCGCCGGCGACCCGTCTCGACTCGCTGGAGGCGGACGGTGCGGAGATCGCGGCACACCGGCGGGGCCAGAGTTGGGACCTGGTCTCGGTGCTGCGCAAGTCGTCCGATACCACCGGGGGCGGAAGCATCGCGGTGGGCCACGTCCGGTTCGGCGGCGCCAGGTTGACCGCCGAGCTGTCGCCCGACTCGGTCGTGCGGGCGCGAAACCTCGACCTCGTCGCCCACGATCTGGTGCTGGGCCGGACAACGCTTGTGGCGATCGACTCGCTCGGCCTCCAGCTCCAGCCGCCCACCAGCGATCGCTGGTACGCGATGGCCACCCGGGGCGCGGTCACGGCGGAGGAGTTCCGGTTCGATCCGCTTCGGATTCACACCGAGCTGAGCAACCTGTCGGGGCACGCCGTCGTGCCTCGAAGCTTCGATGACGCCAGGCTGGTAGACCGGCTCGATGTCCGCCTGATCGGGCGCCCGCTCGACCTGGCGGACCTGACGCCGCTCGCGCCGTCGGTCCCGCCGAATGGCCAGCTCCAGCTCGATGCGGCCGCGCGCGGCAAAGGCGACCTGGTGACCGCGCACCTTGCGGCAACGCTGGACGCGGCGACGCTCGCGTTCGACGGCGAGGCCCGGATCGTTCGGGGCAGCGCCGCGTCGTATCGGGCCCATGGCCGGATCGAGAAGCTCGATCCGGCGCGGCTCAACCGGTCGGCGCCGGGAGGGAGCGTCAACGCGGAGCTGGATGCGGATCTCGACGGACCTCCCGCTCGAGCCAACGGCAGCGCCCGCGTCCGGGTCGGGCGCTCGCGCATCGGCGCCACTCTCGTGCGCCGGCTCGATCTCCACGCACTGATCACCCGGGGCGCCGCGGATCTCACGTTCCTGGCCGCACTGGACACCGGTATCGTGAGCGCCACCGGCCGGACCCGGCCCTTCGACTCCATCCCGACCTACCGCCTCTCCGGGACGGCCATGCGGATGCCGGGAACCACGCCCGTGGCCCGCGGCCTCGCGGGGCAGGACGGCAACCCGGTGCTTCTGGTGGGGTTTCGCATCGCCGGGCAGGGAAAGCGACCCGACTCGGCTCGGGTCGAGGGACGGGTGGAGCTGACTGCCGTCCGGGACAGCGGCGAACGGATTCAACTGGGGCACGCGACCCTTCGCCTGGCCGGAGGCCAACTCCAGCTCCGGCCCGAGCTGCTCGCCGGCGGAGGCAGCATCACGGCCGTGGGCCAGGTGAGCCTCGGCGACACCATGAGCTACGCGCTCCGACAGGGCAGGATCGAGCGGGTCGACCTCGGCAAGCTCTCCGGGGATACCGTGAGCGCTCCGCTTTCGGGCCGGTTCAGCCTCGCGGGCCGCGGCACCGCGCCGGCCGCCGCGAAGGTGGACGCACGCCTCCAGTTCGACGAAGTGCGCTACGGCGAGCGGCGGCTCGACAGTTTGGAGGCCGTCGCCCGGCTTGACCGCGGCCGCCTGCGGGTTCAGGGCAATGCGCTGCTCCAGGGTGGCCGCCTCACGCTGGACGCGCGGGGCCGGCCCTTCGACTCAACCGCTTCCTACGTGCTTCGACGCGCCAGCCTCGAGCGGGCCGACCTTGGCACCTTTCTCGGCCGGCCCGATCTCGCGGGGCCGGTGACGCTCCACCTCACCGGGCAAGGCAGTTGGCGGCAGGACCATCGCTCGGTCCAGGCGAAGCTGACGGTGGACCCGTCCCGGCTCGGCCAGGTGGAGGTGTCCGGCGGCAAGGCCGACGTCCAGCTTGCCGGCCAGCGCCTGAGCTACGATGCCGCGCTCAGCACCAGCGGTGGAGCGCTCTCCCTGGCGGGCGATGGATCCCCCAGCGCCACCGTGCCTGCCTATCGGGTCCGCCAAGGCCGGCTCACCGGGGTCGATCTGGGCAAGCTGCTCGGGCGCGAGGGTCTTCGCACCGATCTCAACGCCAGCTTCACCGTCGAGCTGACCGGCCGGTCGGCGGACAGTCTGCAGGCCGCGCTCGACGCGGTGCTGCTGCCGTCGAGGGTGAACCAGGCGGAGCTCAGCAGGGGGTCGCTGACGGCGCGGCTGCAGGGGCGGAGCGTGGATGCGAAGGTCCAGGCACAGGGCGAGGACGCCGCCCTCGACGCCGCCCTGTCCAGCACGGCGGCCGCGGGCCGGACATCCATGCGGGCGGACGGCACGCTACGACTGGAGCATCTGGCGCATTGGACGGGACGAAGCGGCGCCGACGGCCGCATCGAGTCGCGTTTCGCGCTCCGGGCCGAAGCCGATAGCGGCGGGCTCAGCACGGTGGGCGGCACCGTGGACGCGGGAGGCGGAGTCGGGGGAGTTCGGGTCCCCACCTTCCACCTGGCCATGAGCCCGGCCGAAGGTCAGCTCCGGCTCGACACCCTGCTGCTTCGCTCCAACGCGGGCGTGCTCGACGCCGGCGGTCGCCTGGCCCTCCGGCCCGGCGCCGACGAAGGCACGCTCACGCTGCTCGGCAGGCTCGGCGATCTGGCACCGGTGGCCGCTCTGGCGGGCGTCGACACCGTCGACTTCGACTCCGCGTTGGTGCGTCTGACCGTGACCGGTCCCGCGCGGCGCTGGAGGCTCGCGGGAGGGGCCGACGCGCACGGCCTGTCCTACGCGGGAAATCTGGCCGACCACCTGACGCTGACGGCGGCAGCCACGCTCGACAGCAGCCGCATGAGTGGGATCAGCGGCGGGCTCAAGGTGACGGACGCCGTCTACGGCCCGGTCGAGGTGCGCACGCTGACCGCCTCCGGCCGGTACGACTCGACCTTGGCGCTCGACGCGGCGGTGAACGTGGGCGACAGCCTGCGGGTGGCCACCAGGCTCCGGGGACGGGTCTCCGGCGACACGGTGCGTGCGGCGCTCCAGCAGCTCACGTTGGAGGAGGGCGGCCGGACCTGGGCGCTCGAGCGGCCGGCGAGCCTGGTGCTGGGGCCGCACGTCGAGCTCAGAGGCTTGGCTCTCCGCGCGGGCCAGCGGAGCATCACGATCGACGGGCTCTTCGACCGGCACGACTCCAGCGACGTGACCCTGCGCATCGCGGGACTCGACCTGGAGAGCCTGCACGCGGCTGGCCTGGTGCCCACCGACGGACAGGTCGACGGACATCTCCATCTGGCCGGACGCGCGGCGACGCCGCGCCTCGACGGCAGCGTCGGACTGGCGATCGTCACCAAAGCCGGCCGCAGGGTCGGCGTGCTCGGCACCGATCTCGATTGGCAGGGCGATCGGCTCAAGCTTCGCGCGGCAGCCACGCCCGCCCGGGGCGGCGCGCTCACGGTCACCGGCACGCTGCCGTACCGGTTGACCCTGGCACCACGCGATACGGCCAGCAGCGTAGGGTTCGTGCGCAGCGAGGCCGACACGGTGGCACTGGCGGTGCGGGCCGACAGCTTCGATCTCGGCCTGTTTCAGCCGCTGCTTCCGCCCGACGCGGCGACCGGTCTCGAAGGGCTGTTGCGAGTCGATGCACGCATAGGCGGCTCGATTCACGCCCCCGCTGCCACCGGCACCGTGCGGCTCCGCGGCGCGGCCCTGGAGCTCCCCACCATCAAAGTCGCCTATGAGAAAGGCGAGATGACCGGTCGGCTCCAGGGCGATACCCTCGCGATCGACCGGCTTCAGCTCCTCACCGGTAAGAAGCAGACGCTGACCGCTACCGGCGCGGTTCGGCTTCGGCCACTCAGCGAGCCGGGGCTCGCGCTCGGCGCGAGGCTGAGCCATTTCCGCCTGGTCAACTCGGATCAGCTGCAGACCGCGGCGTCGGGAGATATCCGGCTCGAGGGGACGCTGCTCCATCCGCTGGTCAGCGGCAGCCTGAAGCTGGACCGCACCGACTTCTTCGTGGGCACCGAAGGCGCCAAGGTCAAAGTGGAGCAAGTGGACCTGACCCGCGACGAGCTGCGCCAGCTCGCCCGCGATTTCGGCCCGTCGGTGCTGCGCGAGGCGAAGAAGGCGCCCGGCCTGATGGACCGGGTCAAGCTCGACCTGGCCATCCGGATGCCGAGGCGGGTGTGGATTCGGCGGCCCACCAGCCCCAAGACCGACATCGAGCTGCAGGGACAGCTTCGGGTGACCCAGCAGCCGGGTCAGGACATGCAGTTCTTCGGGCACGTGGAGCCGGTGCCGGGGCGGGGCACGCTGGAGCTCAACGGGCGCCAGTTCCGGCTGACCGACGGGGACATCAACCTGGCCGGTCCGGTGGACTCGACCAAGCTGGACGTGAACGCCTCGTACCAGGTCCCCACCCAGAGCGGCGGCGACAACGAGGGCGTGCTCATCAACGTGAACGCCAAGGGGCGCCTGGACAGCCTGGGGCTCACCTTTACATCCGACCCGTCGCTGAACCAGGACGACATCCTCTCCTACATCGTCACCGGCCGGCCCGCCTCCGACAATCCGCTGTTCGAAGGCCAGGCCGGTGGCGGGGGAGCCGGCGGCGCGGGCCAGCAGGTCGCGATGAGCACGCTCACCGGCGCGATCGCCAACACCGCCGGCCAGGGGCTTGGATTCGATGTGTTCCAGATCCGGCAGGAGGCCACCCGCGGCCTCACCCTGACGGCCGGGCGCTACCTCGGATCACGCCTCTTCCTCGACCTGGAGCTGCCGCTCCAGTTCGGCAGCCGCACCCAGCAGGGGGCGGGCTCGAACCTGGGACCCGGCTTCGAGGTGGAATACACGCTGCACCGCTGGCTTCGCGCCAACCTCCAGGGCGGCAGCCTCTCGCCCGGACTGCTCTTCAAGGCGCGGCATGCCTACTGA